The genomic interval CCGGGGGGGGGGGGGGGGGGGGGGGGGGGGGGGGGGGGGGGGGGGGGGGGGGGGGGNNNNNNNNNNNNNNNNNNNNNNNNNNNNNNNNNNNNNCGCCTCTTCCCCCCGTCCCTCTTCTTCCTCATCTTCCTCTTCCCTAAACCCTAGACCCTAAACCCTAAACCCTAATTTTTGCCCCCCCAAAAATGGCAACAACACGCGCCTTATATATGGGGGCCTTTTTCAACACAGCCCCCCAGGGAGCCCCGCAATGACCTTCAACGACCTGCTGACCGGCGAAGTCTGGATGTCCCCCGAAGAGCGTCTCACCCACACCAATTTCATCACCGCCGTCACCGCCCAGCTCGACGCCCGAAAAGTCCCCGCCTCCGCCACGCTCATCCTCCGCGTCGCCGAGGCCGCAAACCTCCTCCACCTCGCCCGGCGCCTCGAACGCGGCCTCACCCCGTCCCCCGAAGACCCCGGGAACTACAGCGTCACCCCCGCCCTCGCCGAGCAAATCGGCAAGGCCCGCGAACGCCTCCGCAAGGCCCTCAAAGAAATCGAGGACACCTGCGCCACCCTCGGCGCGCGCGCCTCCAGGGGCTTCGCCGACGAAATACGCCCCATGCTCGACAAAGGCGCGGACCTCCTCAACGACCCCAGAGTCACCCACGAAACCGTCGCCGAAATCGTCCCCCCCGAAACCGACAACGAAGACCCCGACCCCGGAACCACCCGGGCCATCACGCCCCCCGCCCCCGCCGGCCGGGCCCCAGGGCGGGCCCGGGCCGCGGCGCGGGCCCCCCCGTGCAATCACTCCCCCCGCCACCGCCACACTCCCCCGTAGCATGGCCCATGCCTCCTCACGCCCCCCACGTCCCTCACGTCCCTCACGCCCCTCACGCCCATCCGTCCGATCCGTCCGATCCGTCCGATCCGTCCGATCCGTCCGATCTGTCCCCTCTGTCCCCTCTGCCCCCTCTGCCCTATCCATCCCCGCCCTCTCCATCCCCCTCTCTTCATTCTCTTCTTTCTTCTCCTCTGCGTTCTCTGCGTTCCTTGCGGTTTTCCCTTCCGTCCCTTCCGTCCCTTCCGTCCCTTCGTACCCCGCCCCCGCGAAAAATACTTCTTGCTTTCATCACATTCCATGGTATACTCAACGCATGAAGCACAACATGTTGCGGTTAGCCTTCGCCATATCCCTTCTGGCAGTGCTCATGCTTTCAGGCTGCGCCACCCACCCAAAACCGGAACGCGGCATGCGCGCATCCACCCGCGAAATGTCCGTCAGCGCCTACTGCTCCTGCAAACAATGCTGCAACTGGAAGCGCAACTGGCTCTTCAAACCCGTTGTCGCCTCCGGACCAAGCAAAGGCAAGCCCAAAAAAGTCGGCCTCACCGCCAGCGGCGTCAAAGCCGAAAAAGGCACCATCGCCGCAGACACCCAGTACTACCCCTTCGGCACCATCATGTACATCCCCGGCTACGGCTACGGCCGCGTCGAGGACCGCGGCTCCGCCATCAAAGGCCCCGACAAAATTGACCTATACTTCCCCAAACACAAAAAAGCACTCCAATGGGGACGACGCCGCGCACCCGTAAAAATCTGGCAATACTGACCCCGCTCCTTCTCTTCCCTAAACCCTAAACCCTAAACCCTAAACCCTCCCCAAAAACGCCGCCACCAGCCCCGTTAAATCCATCCCCTCCGCCGTCATCTCCCAGGCGCCGTGGCCCGCGTCCTGCACCGGGTAATACCAGTGCGGAATCCCGTGCTCCTCGCACTCCGCCCGGATGTTCTCCGCCGGCAGCAGCGAAATCCCCACCGTAAAGTCCTTCGCCCCGTGCACCGTCATGATCGGCGGGTCCCCCGGGTCAAAATAATCCAGAAACTGGTCCGCCGTGCCCCAAAGGTTCACAATCGCCGCGGGCGGCGCCGTGTCCCCGCAATGGTTCTCCGCCGGACACGGAAACCCCGGCCCGTCAGACGCAAACGCCTCCGGCGTGGAAATCCCCGCCGCCAGCGCCGTGATCGCCCCCGCGCTCTCCCCAAGCAGCGCGATCCGCGCCGGGTCCACCCCGTCCCGCGCCGCGTTCGCCCGCACATGCCGCAGCATCGTCTTCGCGTCCACCGCCGCCGCATGCGCCGCGCGCGTCAGCGGGTCCGCGTCAAACGGCGCAGGCGCCGGCGGCGCGTCCCCCGCCAGCCGGTAATTCATCAGGTAGCACACATGACCCCGCCGCGCCAGGGCGCGCGCCAGTTCCCCCAGCCGCTTGTTCTCCTTGCCGCCGCCCGTAAACCCGCCCCCGTGTATCAGCACCACCGCCGGACGCGGCCCCGCCGCCTTCGCGCGCGGCGACACCCGGTCATAATGCAACGGCTTCAGCGTGAGCCCCGACCCGTCCGGCGCCTGCGCCAGCCCAACCCCGTAGCGGAGGTTGCGCGTCACCGTGTACGCCCGGCTCGGCCACTCAAACGCCCCGGCGGACAGCGCCAAAAGCAGCCACAACACCGCAACCCCGGCCAGCAGCCGAAACCAACCCGTCCTCTTCCAGTCCATTCTCGCCACTCCGTCAATTTCACCCATCACAACCACTCCATATTTCCCGCCCCCCTGTCCACCACGTCCACCCCCGTCCCCCCGTCCACCCTATCCACCCCCGTCCCCACGTCCACCCCAGTCACTCCGTCCCCCCGTCCACCCTGTCCACCCCCGTCACTCCGTCCATACCGTCCATACTGTCCATACCGTCCACCTCTTCCCCCTCTTCCCTAGACCTTAAACCCTAGACCCTAGACCCTAAACCCTACCCCCTATATACCCCCACGCCCGGAGAATATCCCATGTCCTTCCAAAACGACCTCGCCGCACGCGCCCTCACCCCCGGCGACCGCGAACAATGGAACGGCCTCTTCGCCCGCGCCCGCTTCGCCCGGCACCACCTCGCCGACCGCCACGGCAGGCCCTGGACCCCCCGCGAATACCAGGTCTCCTCCCTCGAGTCACGCGCCCTCCGAAAAGTCCACTGCGACGGGCGCGATGTCGGAAAAACCGCCGAAATCGAGCTCATCACCTGCTGGGCCATGCTCTCCTGTCCCAACTCCGAAATGCTCGTCGCCGCCCAGTGCGAAAACCACCTCTTCCCCCTCATGAACCGCCTCGCGCGCCGTTTCCAGACGGTCCCCGCCCTCGCCGACGCCCTCCTCGAAATGCGCCGCACCCCCTCCTGGCACTTCCGCTTCGCGAACAACACCGTCCTCTGGGGGCGCATCGCCGGACCCCGGGGCGTCAATTTCCAGGGCATGCACGTGGACTGGCAAATCGTGGACGAGGCCCAGGAAATGACCGAGACCGCATGGTCCGAACTACATCAGGCCCTCAACGGCGGCGGGCGCCGCTGGGTCTACGGTGTCCCCAACGGACTCCGGAACACCTTCTTCCGCATGACCCGCGACAGGGCCGCAGAGCAGTTCAACTGGCCCAGTTCCCTGAACCCCGACTACACCCCCGAAAAGGACGCCGAACTCGCCCGGCTCTACGGCGGACGGAACAGCCCCGGATACCTCCACCGCGTCCTCGGACGCCACGGCGAGCCCGCCCACGCCGTCTTCTCCCTCGACGACTACCTCGCCTGCGTGGACCCCGCCCTCGACGTGCCCGACCTGGTCCTCCGCGAGAATGAACCCTTCGATCCGCCCCTGCCCGAAACCCCCGGCAGGTTCTACCTCGGCGCCGACCTCGGCTACGCCCGCGACCCCTCCGAATTCGTCATCTACCGCGACGACCCGCCCCACCTTGTCTGCGTCTTCCGCCTGCGCCTCGAGGGTGTCAACTACGCCCGCCAGGAGTCCGTCATCGCCGGACTCGACCGCGCCTGGGACCTCGCGGGCATCGGCATTGACGCCGGAAACAACGGCCGCGCCGTCGCCCACGCCCTCATGGCCCGAGGCCCCGAATGGTGCCAAAAACTGCGCGCCTTCGACTTCGGCGCCGTACTCGACACCGCCACCCTCCCCGACGGCACCCCCGCCCGGCGCCAGACCAAGGAGTTCATGACCGACCTCCTGCGCCGCCGCATGGCCGAACAGACCCTCGTCTTCCCCCCCTGCCCCGACCGCGAGGCCCAGTACGCCTCCCACACCTACACCGTCGGCGCCCGCGGCGCTGTCTGCTTCGACAAGGGAAACGACCACCTCATAGACGCCGACCGCTGCGCCCTCCTCCGCCACCACCTCGACACCCTGCCCCACATCAACCCCGCCCTCTACACCCCCGTCCCCCAAATCCTCCTCTTCTGAAACAATGTGCCCGCCTTCCCTCCCCTCATCTTTTGTGTCTTTTCGCCTTTTGTGGCCCCCTCCCCCCGTCTCCTTTCCCTCTCTTCCCGTCCTTGCGTTCTTTGTGCTCCTTGCGGTTATCCCAACCGTCCCATCCACCGCACCCTCTCCCCGCTCCCCTCATTTTTTTGTGTCTTTCGCGCCATTTGTGACCCTCGCTCCCCCCCATTCCTTCCCCTTTGCGTTCCCTGCGCTCCTTGCGGTTATTTTTCCCCTGTCCCCCTGTTTTTTTTGTGATTTTTGTGCCTTTTGTGGCCCTCCCTCCCCCTCTTTCCTTTTCCTTTGCGTTCCCTGCGCTCCTTGCGGTTATTTTTCCCCTGTCCCCCTGTCCCCCTGTTTTTTTTGTGATTTTTGTTCCTTTTGTGGCCCTCCCTCCCCCTCTTTCGTTCTCCTTTGCGTTCCCTGCGCTCTTTGCGGTTATCCCATCCGTCCCATCCGTCCCATCCCCGCCCCCGCCCCGGAATAAATCCGCACCCCCGGATAGTTATAACCAATTGCCGCGCCGTTGCTTATTGGCGGAAATCACCTGACAACCCCCGCAAAGAGAGGTTTATGCTGCTGGCGGTACTATCCGGATTCATTTGGGCCTGCCTTGCGCCGTGGATTCACCGCGTCGCCGGACCCCGCTCCCATTGGCTCCTCGCCGCACTACCCGCCGCCCTCTTCGCCTTCTTCCTCACCCTGCTCCCCGCGGCCGGGCGCGGCGAACCCGCCGCCGCCCTCCTTGAATGGGTGCCCAGCCTTGGTGTCACCCTCTCCTTCCGCGCCGACGGGCTCGCCCTGCTCTTCGCCCTGCTCATCAGCGGCATAGGCGTCCTCGTCACCCTCTACTCCGGCGGCTACCTCCACGGCCACCCCATGCTCGGCCGGTGGTATTTGTTCCTCTTCGCCTTCATGGCCTCCATGCTAGGCGTGGTCCTCTCCGACAACGTCTATCTCCTCTTCGTCTTCTGGGAACTCACCAGCGTCACCTCCTACCTCCTCATCGGGTTCAACCACGACGAGGAAAAGTCCCGCGCCGCCGCGCTCCAGGCCCTGCTGGTCACCGGCGCGGGCGGGCTCGCCCTCCTCGCCGGACTCGTCCTCCTCGCGCGGGCGGGCGGCTCCGCCGAAATCAGCGTCCTCGCCGGACGCGGCGACCTCCTGCGCGGACACGGCCTGTATCCCGCGATTCTGGCCCTCGTCCTCCTCGGCGCCTTCACCAAGTCGGCCCAGTTCCCCTTCCACTTCTGGCTGCCCAACGCCATGGCCGCGCCCACCCCCGCCAGCGCCTACCTCCACTCCTCCACCATGGTGAAGGCCGGCGTCTACCTGCTGGCGCGCATGCACCCCGCCCTCGGCGGCACCCCCTCATGGCAGTTCTGGGTCACCGCCGCGGGCGCCGCGACCATGCTCCTCGGCGCGTGGATGGCCTTCCACCAGACCATCCTGAAACGCCTGCTCGCCTACTCCACCGTCAGCGCCCTCGGCGTCATCACCCTGCTCCTAGGACTCGGCGGCGCCGCCGCCGTCACCGCCGCAATGGCCTTCCTCTTCGCCCACGCCCTCTACAAGGCCGCCCTCTTCCTCGTGGCCGGCGCCGTGGACCACGGGACCGGCGAGCGCGACGTTGAACGCCTCGGCGGGCTCCGCCGCGCCATGCCCCTCACCGCCGCGGGCGCCGCCGTCGCGGGGCTCTCCATGGCCGGGCTCCCCCCCCTCTTCGGCTTCACCGCCAAGGAGCTCCTTTACGAAACGCTCCTCCACGCCCCCGGCATCGCCCCTGGGAACGCCAATCTCCTGATTGGCCTCCTCCTCCCCGCCGCCGTCCTCTCCGCCGCGTTCTTCCTCGTTGTGGCCCTGTCCGTGGCGTTCAAGCCCTTCTACGGCGCGCCCGCCCACACCCCGCACCACCCCCACGAGGCGCCCCCCGCCATGTGGCTCGGCCCCGCGCTCCTCGGCGTCTGCTCCATCCTTTTCGGCCTCTTCCCCGGATTCATCGGGCATGTCCTCCTCGGCCACGCCGCCGACGCCGCCCTCGGCGCGCCCGCCCACGCCCACCTCGCCCTGTGGCACGGGCTCACGCCCGCCCTCGGCCTCAGCGTCCTGACACTCGCCGCCGGGCTCCTCCTCTACCGGTTCCGGACGCCCCTGCGCGCCGCGTCCGCGCCCCTGCTCCGCGCTGCCCGCTTCGGCCCCGAACGCGGCTACGACGCCGCCCTGGCGGGCATGGTCCGTTTCGCCCACGCCCAGACCCGCGCCCTGCAGAACGGCTACCTGCGCAACTACCTGCTGGTCATCTTCCTCACCCTGCTCGCACTGGTCGTGCCCGTCCTCGTCATGCACACCCAGATGCTCAACGAGATGTTCCTCCGCAAGGCCGCCGAGTCCCTCCTGAACCTCCGCCACTACGAGCTCGGCCTCGCCGTGCTCATGGTCGTCTCCATCGCCGCCGTGGTCCACTCGAAAACCCGGCTCGCCGCCGTCGCCGCCCTCGGCGTGGTCGGCTACGGCGTCGCCCTCATCTTCATCCTCTTCGGCGCCCCAGACCTCGCCATGACCCAGTTCGTCATCGAGACCCTCACGGTCATCCTCCTCGTCCTCACCTTCTACCACCTGCCCGCCTTCGCCGTCTACGCGCCCCGCGCCGTCCTCCTGCGCGACCTCGCCGTCGCCGTCGCCGTCGGCGTCACCATGGCGGTCCTCGTGCTCATCGCGGCGGACTCCGGGCAGTACCCCAACATCGCCCACTACTTCGAGGAGAACAGTTACACCCTCGGCCACGGCCGGAACGTGGTCAACGTCATCCTCGTGGACTTCCGCGGCCTTGACACCCTCGGCGAGATAACCGTCCTCGCCGTCGCCGCCGTCGGCGCGTGGTCCCTCCTCTCGATGCGCCCGCGCAGGGGGGACGGACAATGAACTCCGTCATCCTCCGCTCGGCCACCCTCTACATGCAGCCCATCCTCCTGCTCTTCTCCGTCTTCCTCCTCATCGGCGGGCACAACGAGCCCGGCGGCGGGTTCACCGGCGGCCTCGTGGCCGCGTCGGCCTTCGTGCTCCACGCCGTCGCATTCGGCGTGCCCGAGGCGCGCCGCCTCCTCCGCGCCGACCCGCGCACCCTCATCGGCCTCGGGCTGCTCCTGGCCGCGGGCAGCGGCCTGCTCTCCGTGTTCGGCGGCGGCGCGTTCATGACCGGCGTCTGGGCCGAACTCCCCGTGCCGGGCCTCGGAACCGTCGCCCTCGGAACCCCCCTGCTCTTCGACACGGGGGTCTATCTTGATGTCATCGGCGTCACCCTGCTCATCATCTTCTCCATGGCGGAGTCGGACTGAAAAGGAGCCTTTTGTGGAACTGGTTTTTGCCGTGGTGGTCGGCGGGCTTTACGCCGCGGGGGTCTTCCTGATCCTCCGGCGCAATGTCGTCAAGCTGATCCTGGGCCTCGCCCTCCTCGGCCACGGCGCCAACCTGCTCATCTTCACCGCGGGCGGACTCACCCGCGGGCGCGCGCCCCTCGTCCCCGAGGGCGCCACCGTGCCCCTGCCCGACGCCGCCGACCCCCTGCCACAGGCCCTCATCCTCACCGCCATCGTCATCGGCTTCGGCGTGCTCGCGTTCATGCTCGCCCTCGTGGACCGCACCCACGGGGAAATCCCCACGGACGACCTCGACGAACTCAGGAGCACCGACACATGAAAACTCTCCTGATTCTGCCCGTCGTCATCCCACTGGTCGCCGCCGCGCTGTCCCTGCTCCTCTTCCGGCGGCCCGACGCCCAGCGGCGCCTCTGCATGGCCGCCTCCGCCGCGCTCTTCGCCGTCGGCGCCGCCCTCCTGGCGGGCGTGGCCCGCGACGGCATCCAGGTGGTCCAGCTCGGCGGATGGCCCGCGCCCTTTGGCATCACCTTTGTCGCGGACATCCTCTCCGCCGTCATGGTCTTCGTCGCCGGGGGCATGGGGCTCTGCATCGCCGTGTACTCGGTGTTCAGCATGGACGCCGAACGGGTCCGCCTCGGCTACTTCCCCCTCGTCCAGGTCCTCATGATGGGCGTCTGCGGCGCATTCCTCACCGGCGACATCTTCAACCTCTACGTCTGGTTCGAGGTCATGCTCATGGCCTCTTTCGTCCTCCTGGCCCTCGGCGGCGAGCACCCCCAGCTCGAGGGCGCCATCAAGTACGTCACCATCAACCTCATCTCCTCCGCCATCTTCCTCTCCGCGGCGGGCATCC from Candidatus Hydrogenedentota bacterium carries:
- a CDS encoding 3D domain-containing protein, producing the protein MRASTREMSVSAYCSCKQCCNWKRNWLFKPVVASGPSKGKPKKVGLTASGVKAEKGTIAADTQYYPFGTIMYIPGYGYGRVEDRGSAIKGPDKIDLYFPKHKKALQWGRRRAPVKIWQY
- a CDS encoding alpha/beta hydrolase fold domain-containing protein, giving the protein MDWKRTGWFRLLAGVAVLWLLLALSAGAFEWPSRAYTVTRNLRYGVGLAQAPDGSGLTLKPLHYDRVSPRAKAAGPRPAVVLIHGGGFTGGGKENKRLGELARALARRGHVCYLMNYRLAGDAPPAPAPFDADPLTRAAHAAAVDAKTMLRHVRANAARDGVDPARIALLGESAGAITALAAGISTPEAFASDGPGFPCPAENHCGDTAPPAAIVNLWGTADQFLDYFDPGDPPIMTVHGAKDFTVGISLLPAENIRAECEEHGIPHWYYPVQDAGHGAWEMTAEGMDLTGLVAAFLGRV
- a CDS encoding putative monovalent cation/H+ antiporter subunit A; the encoded protein is MLLAVLSGFIWACLAPWIHRVAGPRSHWLLAALPAALFAFFLTLLPAAGRGEPAAALLEWVPSLGVTLSFRADGLALLFALLISGIGVLVTLYSGGYLHGHPMLGRWYLFLFAFMASMLGVVLSDNVYLLFVFWELTSVTSYLLIGFNHDEEKSRAAALQALLVTGAGGLALLAGLVLLARAGGSAEISVLAGRGDLLRGHGLYPAILALVLLGAFTKSAQFPFHFWLPNAMAAPTPASAYLHSSTMVKAGVYLLARMHPALGGTPSWQFWVTAAGAATMLLGAWMAFHQTILKRLLAYSTVSALGVITLLLGLGGAAAVTAAMAFLFAHALYKAALFLVAGAVDHGTGERDVERLGGLRRAMPLTAAGAAVAGLSMAGLPPLFGFTAKELLYETLLHAPGIAPGNANLLIGLLLPAAVLSAAFFLVVALSVAFKPFYGAPAHTPHHPHEAPPAMWLGPALLGVCSILFGLFPGFIGHVLLGHAADAALGAPAHAHLALWHGLTPALGLSVLTLAAGLLLYRFRTPLRAASAPLLRAARFGPERGYDAALAGMVRFAHAQTRALQNGYLRNYLLVIFLTLLALVVPVLVMHTQMLNEMFLRKAAESLLNLRHYELGLAVLMVVSIAAVVHSKTRLAAVAALGVVGYGVALIFILFGAPDLAMTQFVIETLTVILLVLTFYHLPAFAVYAPRAVLLRDLAVAVAVGVTMAVLVLIAADSGQYPNIAHYFEENSYTLGHGRNVVNVILVDFRGLDTLGEITVLAVAAVGAWSLLSMRPRRGDGQ
- a CDS encoding Na+/H+ antiporter subunit B, producing the protein MNSVILRSATLYMQPILLLFSVFLLIGGHNEPGGGFTGGLVAASAFVLHAVAFGVPEARRLLRADPRTLIGLGLLLAAGSGLLSVFGGGAFMTGVWAELPVPGLGTVALGTPLLFDTGVYLDVIGVTLLIIFSMAESD
- a CDS encoding Na+/H+ antiporter subunit C, with the protein product MELVFAVVVGGLYAAGVFLILRRNVVKLILGLALLGHGANLLIFTAGGLTRGRAPLVPEGATVPLPDAADPLPQALILTAIVIGFGVLAFMLALVDRTHGEIPTDDLDELRSTDT